The Agromyces mangrovi genome contains a region encoding:
- a CDS encoding MMPL family transporter: protein MSAALFALGRWAYHARRLVVVGWALVLAALLGIAWLVGVGTDNTYAFPGTQSQDALDSLSRTFPQFSGTSAQLVAVAPDGGSVTDADFQQAVEDAVTAIEAIPQVSGATDPYGGTSTANIASDDSAVLVPIQLSVVATAVDPSTSDALQSAGTTLQQALPDGSKVAVGGALYSQVDPGIGISELTSLLIALVVLLLTFGSLVAAGMPLVTAITGVGVAVAIVLTGTQWVTVTSTAPLLAVMLGLAVGVDYALFIVSRHQDQLKHGIPPEESAPRAVATAGSAVAFAATTVIIALLGLSVAQIPFLTVTGISAGLAVAAAAAVALTLTPALLGFAGWRVLRRRDRPGHKHAPDADASEGDSETDAPEPADSPGTANHTATPDDTPADDAEPEASATRPGGFFGHWVRAVTKWPPVTIVLVTGLLALAAFPALGLRLALPDSGSLPEGSPGRVTYDLIAEHFGAGANGPLILTGSVIQSTDPVTLVNDIAAEVADVPGVASVPLSTPNETGDTAVIQVIPTGAPDSAETEQLVQRLRGLHDHFVEQYAVSLAVTGYTALGIDISERLGASMLPFGLLVVGLSLVLLAMVFRSVVVPVTAALGYALSIGAAFGLTSLVFVDGFLAGPLNVESVGSVTSFMPIIVMGVLFGLAMDYEVFLVSRMREDWVHHHEPRPAVERGFHASARVVTAAAIIMTSVFGGFILNGEASMQPIAFGLAVGVAIDAFIVRMTLIPAVLMAFGRHAWWLPAWLDRVLPSFDVEGEGLTKEDELASWPEPGDRLAIAAEGCRHERMPLEADALDLRVPAGDVLVVSGGAPPHARISCSRSPVGWASPRGAARWPTSCCRRGRRRCAGGRRWPSWSATTRSRRCARPSTATRSSWRSTASTGWPTRPRATGCAPCWTTRGAGRRPARGIRSP from the coding sequence GTGTCCGCAGCCCTGTTCGCACTCGGCCGTTGGGCCTACCACGCCCGGCGGCTCGTGGTCGTGGGCTGGGCGCTCGTGCTGGCCGCGCTGCTCGGCATCGCCTGGCTCGTCGGCGTCGGCACCGACAACACGTACGCCTTCCCCGGCACGCAGTCGCAGGACGCGCTCGACTCGCTCTCGCGCACGTTCCCGCAGTTCTCGGGCACGTCGGCGCAGCTGGTCGCGGTCGCGCCCGACGGCGGCAGCGTCACCGACGCCGACTTCCAGCAGGCGGTGGAAGACGCCGTCACCGCCATCGAGGCGATCCCGCAGGTCTCGGGCGCGACCGACCCGTACGGCGGTACGTCGACCGCGAACATCGCGAGCGACGACTCCGCGGTGCTCGTGCCGATCCAGCTCTCGGTCGTCGCGACGGCGGTCGACCCGTCGACCTCCGACGCACTCCAGTCCGCGGGCACCACGCTGCAGCAGGCGCTCCCCGACGGCTCGAAGGTCGCGGTCGGCGGCGCGCTGTACTCGCAGGTCGACCCCGGCATCGGCATCAGCGAGCTGACGAGCCTGCTCATCGCGCTGGTCGTGCTGCTGCTGACGTTCGGCTCGCTGGTCGCCGCCGGCATGCCGCTGGTCACCGCCATCACCGGGGTCGGCGTCGCGGTCGCGATCGTGCTCACGGGCACCCAATGGGTGACGGTCACGTCGACCGCGCCGCTGCTCGCGGTCATGCTCGGCCTCGCGGTCGGCGTCGACTACGCGCTGTTCATCGTGAGCCGCCACCAGGACCAGCTGAAGCACGGCATCCCGCCCGAGGAGTCCGCCCCGCGCGCGGTCGCGACCGCCGGCTCTGCCGTCGCGTTCGCCGCCACCACGGTCATCATCGCGCTGCTCGGCCTCTCGGTCGCGCAGATCCCGTTCCTCACCGTCACCGGCATCTCCGCCGGGCTCGCGGTCGCCGCAGCCGCGGCGGTCGCGCTCACCCTCACCCCGGCGCTGCTCGGCTTCGCCGGCTGGCGCGTCCTCCGCCGGCGCGACCGGCCCGGCCACAAGCACGCGCCCGACGCAGACGCGAGCGAAGGTGACAGCGAAACGGATGCCCCTGAGCCGGCGGACTCCCCCGGCACGGCGAACCACACCGCGACGCCCGACGACACCCCCGCCGACGACGCCGAGCCCGAGGCATCCGCCACCCGCCCCGGCGGCTTCTTCGGCCACTGGGTGCGCGCCGTCACGAAGTGGCCGCCGGTGACGATCGTGCTCGTGACCGGGCTGCTCGCCCTCGCCGCGTTCCCTGCGCTCGGGCTGCGGCTCGCACTGCCCGACTCGGGGTCCCTGCCCGAGGGCTCCCCCGGCCGCGTGACCTACGACCTCATCGCCGAGCACTTCGGTGCGGGTGCGAACGGGCCGCTCATCCTCACCGGCTCGGTCATCCAGTCGACCGACCCGGTCACGCTGGTGAACGACATCGCCGCCGAGGTGGCGGACGTGCCCGGCGTGGCATCCGTGCCCCTGTCGACCCCGAACGAGACCGGCGACACCGCGGTGATCCAGGTGATCCCGACCGGCGCGCCCGACTCGGCCGAGACCGAGCAGCTGGTGCAGCGGTTGCGCGGCCTGCACGACCACTTCGTCGAGCAGTACGCCGTGTCGCTCGCGGTCACGGGCTACACGGCGCTCGGCATCGACATCTCCGAGCGGCTCGGCGCCTCGATGCTGCCGTTCGGGCTGCTCGTCGTGGGGCTCTCGCTCGTGCTGCTCGCGATGGTGTTCCGCTCCGTCGTGGTGCCGGTGACGGCCGCGCTCGGCTACGCGCTGTCGATCGGCGCGGCGTTCGGCCTGACCAGTCTCGTGTTCGTCGACGGGTTCCTCGCGGGCCCCCTGAACGTCGAGTCGGTCGGGTCGGTGACGAGCTTCATGCCGATCATCGTGATGGGTGTGCTGTTCGGGCTCGCGATGGACTACGAGGTGTTCCTCGTCAGCCGCATGCGCGAGGACTGGGTGCATCACCACGAGCCCAGGCCCGCCGTCGAGCGCGGCTTCCACGCGTCGGCCCGCGTGGTCACGGCCGCCGCGATCATCATGACGAGCGTGTTCGGCGGGTTCATCCTGAACGGCGAGGCGTCGATGCAGCCGATCGCGTTCGGGCTCGCGGTGGGCGTCGCGATCGACGCGTTCATCGTGCGCATGACCCTGATCCCTGCCGTGCTCATGGCCTTCGGCCGGCACGCCTGGTGGCTGCCGGCGTGGCTCGACCGGGTGCTGCCGTCGTTCGACGTCGAGGGCGAGGGGCTCACGAAGGAGGACGAGCTGGCGTCGTGGCCCGAGCCCGGCGACCGGCTCGCAATCGCGGCCGAGGGGTGCCGACACGAGCGGATGCCTCTGGAGGCCGACGCGCTCGACCTCCGCGTGCCCGCGGGCGACGTGCTCGTCGTCTCCGGGGGAGCCCCGCCTCACGCACGGATCTCCTGCTCGCGCTCACCGGTCGGCTGGGCATCGCCGAGGGGCGCTGCAAGGTGGCCGACCTCGTGCTGCCGACGCGGGCGGCGTCGGTGCGCGGGCGGTCGTCGGTGGCCGAGCTGGTCGGCGACGACCCGGTCGCGGCGCTGCGCACGGCCCTCGACGGCGACGCGGTCGTCGTGGCGCTCGACGGCGTCGACGGGGTGGCCGACCCGGCCGCGCGCGACGGGCTGCGCGCCGTGCTGGACGACGCGCGGCGCGGGGCGGAGGCCCGCACGGGGCATCCGCTCACCCTGA
- a CDS encoding Rv1681 family radical SAM protein: MVNHSLILDLVERLAGTPAGHPVELDVSAGAADAAEVAANTDLVAAWCRSSGNELVEVRPDAVVVRHGRRRDPLASLDPELLPGTRLWMYTNFDCNLHCDYCCVASSPQTDRRALGADRVDRLAAEAVDAGVRELILTGGEPFLLPDIDDLVASCTARLPTTLLTNGMLFRGERLERLRRMDRDRLMLQISLDSATPHQHDAHRGPRAWERAVAGIRLALDEGFGVKVAATLPAEQAHEVAPFVDFLGDLGIRPEHRVIRAIAHQGVAEEGIEFTAASLVPEVTITADGVWWHPVAAIDDSLFVRREIFPLADAIADVRDRFARYRDAADRAAEWFPCS, encoded by the coding sequence ATGGTGAACCACTCGCTCATCCTCGACCTGGTCGAGCGGCTCGCCGGAACTCCGGCGGGCCACCCGGTCGAACTCGACGTCTCGGCGGGCGCCGCGGACGCCGCAGAGGTGGCGGCGAACACCGACCTGGTCGCGGCGTGGTGCCGCTCGAGCGGCAACGAACTCGTCGAGGTACGACCCGACGCGGTCGTGGTGCGGCACGGCCGGCGGCGCGATCCGCTCGCCTCGCTCGACCCGGAACTCCTGCCCGGCACCCGCCTCTGGATGTACACGAACTTCGACTGCAACCTGCACTGCGACTACTGCTGCGTGGCCTCGTCGCCGCAGACCGACCGGCGGGCACTGGGCGCCGACCGGGTCGACCGCCTGGCAGCCGAGGCGGTCGACGCGGGGGTGCGCGAGCTCATCCTCACCGGCGGCGAGCCGTTCCTCCTGCCCGACATCGACGATCTCGTGGCATCGTGCACCGCCCGGCTGCCGACGACGCTGCTGACCAATGGCATGCTCTTCCGCGGCGAGCGCCTCGAGCGCCTGCGACGCATGGATCGCGACCGGCTCATGCTGCAGATCAGCCTCGACTCGGCCACGCCGCACCAGCACGACGCGCACCGCGGGCCGCGCGCGTGGGAACGGGCCGTCGCCGGCATCCGCCTCGCCCTCGACGAGGGGTTCGGCGTCAAGGTGGCCGCGACGCTGCCGGCAGAGCAGGCCCACGAGGTGGCCCCGTTCGTCGACTTCCTCGGCGACCTCGGCATCCGGCCGGAGCACCGCGTGATCCGCGCCATCGCACACCAGGGGGTCGCCGAGGAGGGCATCGAGTTCACGGCCGCGTCGCTCGTGCCCGAGGTCACGATCACGGCCGACGGTGTGTGGTGGCACCCGGTCGCGGCGATCGACGACTCGCTGTTCGTTCGGCGCGAGATCTTCCCGCTCGCCGACGCGATCGCCGACGTGCGCGATCGGTTCGCGCGCTACCGCGACGCCGCCGATCGGGCGGCCGAGTGGTTCCCCTGCTCCTGA
- a CDS encoding Rv1680 family SBP-like protein has protein sequence MTSEADATTPTPLVIGSVAYTPNVVTIWEGLRDYFSTTGTPIDFVLYSNYGRLVDSLVAGHVDIAWNTNLAYVRTVAQTDGACRALASRDTDLVFRTVFVSRAGAGYDGIGATRGRRLALGSRDSAQAAILPVHYLREAGIPDDEVEFLRIDSDVGKHGDTGRSELDAMRAVLDDRADAAAIGINTWESVARGDVMAGALEAFWTSPEYSHCTFTAMPALADDRAEAWVANLMAMEWDRPEHREILELEGLRAWVPPNLDGYAGLFAAVAEQGIPARW, from the coding sequence ATGACGAGCGAAGCGGATGCCACGACGCCGACGCCGCTCGTCATCGGCTCGGTCGCGTACACCCCCAACGTCGTCACGATCTGGGAGGGCCTGCGCGACTACTTCTCCACGACCGGCACCCCGATCGACTTCGTGCTCTACTCGAACTACGGGCGGCTCGTCGACAGCCTGGTCGCGGGCCATGTCGATATCGCGTGGAACACGAACCTTGCGTACGTGCGCACGGTCGCGCAGACCGACGGCGCGTGTCGCGCGCTCGCATCGCGCGACACCGACCTGGTGTTCCGCACCGTGTTCGTCTCGCGCGCAGGCGCGGGATACGACGGCATCGGTGCGACGCGGGGCCGCCGACTCGCGCTGGGGTCACGGGACTCCGCCCAGGCGGCGATCCTTCCCGTGCACTACCTGCGCGAGGCGGGCATCCCCGACGACGAGGTCGAGTTCCTCCGCATCGACAGCGATGTCGGCAAGCACGGCGACACCGGGCGCAGCGAACTCGACGCGATGCGGGCCGTGCTCGACGACCGGGCGGATGCGGCGGCGATCGGCATCAACACGTGGGAGTCGGTCGCGCGCGGCGACGTGATGGCCGGTGCCCTCGAGGCGTTCTGGACCTCACCCGAGTACAGCCACTGCACGTTCACGGCGATGCCCGCGCTCGCCGACGACCGCGCCGAGGCGTGGGTCGCGAACCTCATGGCCATGGAGTGGGATCGGCCGGAGCACCGCGAGATCCTCGAGCTCGAGGGCCTCCGCGCGTGGGTGCCACCGAACCTCGACGGGTACGCCGGCCTGTTCGCGGCGGTGGCGGAACAGGGGATCCCGGCTCGATGGTGA
- the fadE16 gene encoding Rv1679 family acyl-CoA dehydrogenase gives MDLHDRLDPMLAIAREHATDVDQRGRFPDEAVQALRDSGLMGLTLPPEVGGLGGGPQELVDVLGEIAGACGSTAMITLMHFAAVAPLSQAVPSAMPDLLADMASGRTLGTLAFSEKGSRSHFWSPVSQPKEVDGRLHVVAQKSWVTSAGYADVYVSSAKTPDGTGVDLYALASDTPGVTIDQPWSGMGFRGNASSPMTYDVDLDDSIRLGEVGAGTDLMLGVVLPWFNLGNAAVSLGLSRASVDAAIRHTTGARLQHLDQTLSALPTIRAQLARMSIELAAASAYLDRAAGKVASPEEDTPLFVLGSKAASNDAALRITDAAMRVCGGAAFSQHLSIDRYFRDARAGHVMAPTADALYEFYGRAITGRPLFDPPADAEPAKAGGEAAA, from the coding sequence ATGGACCTGCACGACCGGCTCGACCCGATGCTCGCGATCGCTCGCGAGCACGCCACCGACGTCGACCAGCGCGGACGCTTCCCCGACGAGGCCGTGCAGGCGCTGCGCGACTCGGGCCTCATGGGGCTGACCCTGCCACCGGAGGTCGGCGGCCTTGGCGGAGGGCCGCAGGAGCTCGTCGACGTGCTCGGCGAGATCGCAGGCGCCTGCGGCTCGACCGCGATGATCACGCTCATGCACTTCGCCGCCGTCGCGCCGCTGTCGCAGGCCGTGCCGTCCGCCATGCCGGACCTGCTCGCAGACATGGCGTCGGGTCGTACGCTCGGCACACTCGCGTTCTCGGAGAAGGGCTCACGCTCGCACTTCTGGTCGCCGGTCTCCCAGCCGAAGGAGGTCGACGGGCGCCTGCACGTCGTCGCGCAGAAGAGCTGGGTCACCTCGGCCGGGTACGCCGACGTCTACGTGAGCTCGGCGAAGACCCCCGACGGCACGGGCGTCGACCTCTACGCGCTCGCATCGGACACCCCCGGGGTGACCATCGACCAGCCGTGGTCGGGCATGGGCTTCCGCGGCAACGCGTCGAGCCCGATGACCTACGACGTCGACCTCGACGACTCCATCCGGCTCGGCGAGGTCGGCGCGGGCACGGACCTCATGCTGGGTGTCGTGCTGCCGTGGTTCAACCTCGGCAACGCCGCCGTCTCCCTGGGGCTGAGCCGCGCATCCGTCGACGCGGCGATCCGCCACACGACCGGCGCCCGCCTGCAGCACCTCGACCAGACGCTCTCGGCGCTGCCGACGATCCGCGCGCAGCTCGCGCGCATGTCGATCGAGCTCGCCGCGGCATCCGCCTACCTCGACAGGGCCGCCGGCAAGGTCGCCTCACCCGAGGAGGACACGCCGCTGTTCGTGCTGGGCAGCAAGGCCGCGTCGAACGACGCGGCGCTGCGGATCACCGACGCGGCAATGCGGGTCTGCGGCGGGGCGGCGTTCTCACAGCACCTGTCGATCGACCGCTACTTCCGCGACGCCCGCGCCGGGCACGTCATGGCGCCGACCGCCGACGCGCTCTACGAGTTCTACGGCCGCGCCATCACGGGGCGTCCGCTCTTCGATCCGCCCGCCGACGCAGAGCCCGCGAAGGCCGGCGGCGAGGCCGCAGCATGA
- a CDS encoding Rv1678 family membrane protein: MSDAEFARAQLPRLDRAAAVLGAASALVALYVFGAGLPTEAQFVRVGLWGAVVLVVFGVLAVLGGEFHRPALTWIAGAGLTLAALVQLATLHLAPGLLGRDASAMAAFGGFGIGLLAVALARRSLRDPETPDPGASDRTT; this comes from the coding sequence ATGAGCGACGCCGAGTTCGCACGCGCTCAGCTGCCGCGCCTGGACCGCGCAGCCGCGGTGCTCGGCGCGGCCAGCGCGCTCGTCGCACTGTACGTGTTCGGGGCCGGCCTGCCGACCGAGGCCCAGTTCGTTCGCGTGGGCCTCTGGGGCGCCGTCGTGCTCGTCGTGTTCGGCGTGCTCGCGGTGCTCGGCGGGGAGTTCCACCGGCCCGCGCTGACCTGGATCGCCGGCGCCGGCCTCACGCTTGCCGCACTCGTGCAGCTCGCCACGCTGCACCTGGCGCCCGGACTGCTCGGCCGCGACGCCTCCGCGATGGCCGCCTTCGGCGGATTCGGCATCGGGCTGCTGGCGGTCGCGCTCGCCCGTCGCTCGCTGCGCGATCCCGAGACGCCCGACCCCGGGGCATCCGACCGCACCACCTGA
- a CDS encoding TQO small subunit DoxD gives MTAVGADVPANPLESPVSRTLIAVVRVGVALMWIQNVAWKRPLDFGRAADNGLYFWAGQAVEFPVLAPYSWFVETVFLPNIEFVGWIILLVEGGLGAFLLVGLATRLWAVVGMAQTVAILLSVLNAPHEWHWAYYLMFLAHLALFAVAAGRCYGVDGVLRPIWLRSETRFARTMRSLS, from the coding sequence ATGACCGCGGTCGGGGCCGACGTTCCGGCGAACCCGCTGGAGTCTCCGGTGTCGCGCACGCTCATCGCCGTGGTCCGCGTCGGCGTGGCCCTCATGTGGATCCAGAACGTCGCCTGGAAGCGCCCCCTCGACTTCGGTCGAGCCGCCGACAACGGGCTCTACTTCTGGGCCGGGCAGGCGGTCGAGTTCCCGGTGCTCGCACCGTACTCCTGGTTCGTCGAGACGGTCTTCCTGCCGAACATCGAGTTCGTCGGTTGGATCATCCTGCTCGTCGAGGGCGGCCTCGGCGCGTTCCTGCTCGTCGGTCTGGCGACGCGGCTCTGGGCGGTGGTCGGCATGGCGCAGACGGTCGCGATCCTTCTGTCGGTGCTGAACGCGCCACACGAGTGGCACTGGGCCTACTACCTCATGTTCCTCGCGCACCTCGCGCTGTTCGCGGTGGCCGCGGGTCGCTGCTACGGCGTCGACGGCGTCCTGCGCCCGATCTGGCTGCGCTCGGAGACCCGATTCGCCCGGACGATGCGGAGTCTGTCATGA
- a CDS encoding DUF3806 domain-containing protein: protein MPLFGNRSRSVLPPLAELVEQEREWIDAHLQLVASTGTDVSDSGQVRALYDHWAGRWRRINPPERSDPRTRINALGVALGEHLVGCTSLEWRITTDEYRPELVVINVRAQTMLSPVQLVEQNWLAEKPGTFMTEVIEVERARNPAKGARRKRR, encoded by the coding sequence ATGCCACTCTTCGGAAACCGCTCTCGCAGCGTGCTGCCGCCCCTGGCGGAGCTCGTGGAGCAGGAGCGGGAGTGGATCGACGCGCACCTCCAGCTCGTCGCGAGCACGGGCACCGATGTCTCGGACTCCGGCCAGGTGCGCGCCCTGTACGACCACTGGGCCGGTCGCTGGCGCCGCATCAACCCGCCCGAGCGCAGCGACCCGCGCACGCGCATCAACGCGCTGGGCGTCGCGCTGGGCGAGCACCTCGTCGGCTGCACGTCGCTCGAGTGGCGCATCACGACCGACGAGTACCGCCCCGAACTCGTCGTGATCAACGTGCGCGCGCAGACCATGCTCTCCCCCGTGCAGCTGGTCGAGCAGAACTGGCTCGCCGAGAAGCCCGGCACCTTCATGACCGAGGTGATCGAGGTCGAGCGCGCGCGCAACCCCGCGAAGGGCGCGCGGCGCAAGCGACGCTGA
- a CDS encoding carboxylesterase family protein, producing the protein MTERTDPTAVPGERVDVDTPLGAFPAMADGDVVRIRNIRYARADRFAPPEPVAPDPAESAGLQQERIACPQPASPSAAFVGEPMRGSVPDEDCLRLTITSTAQRADAPAPVLVWMHGGSYASGAGDMAGHDASAMVREQGVLVVTVTSRLGLFGFVGDDEAGRPANLGLLDLIEALRWVRAHIAAFGGDPEQVTVVGQSSGADAVAHLIAADGAEGLVRRAIIQSAPFGILGGRGQMHERMLRAAGPLDATMPVDDVLAAQARAKEAAAGDGLRSSMAFAPQYGRAPFPAAGEMHDRWRDRAAGLDVLVTWNRDEAAYFVEVDPRLRALAERPVVGRMLRAILIRILTRAVYSRDGRRFARTLARGGARVQVGQVSLRPDGSPLGAAHAIEVPLLFPATVWADAPLLRPAGGRSTVAGGAPLRAAWAEFARDGRIAAERVPAGDGWSGDVRIGSA; encoded by the coding sequence ATGACCGAACGCACCGACCCGACCGCGGTGCCCGGCGAGCGCGTCGACGTCGACACGCCGCTCGGCGCCTTCCCCGCGATGGCCGACGGCGACGTCGTGCGCATCCGCAACATCCGCTACGCGCGGGCCGACCGCTTCGCCCCGCCCGAGCCGGTCGCGCCCGACCCCGCCGAGAGCGCCGGCCTCCAGCAGGAGCGCATCGCCTGCCCGCAGCCTGCGAGCCCGAGCGCCGCGTTCGTCGGCGAGCCGATGCGCGGCTCCGTGCCCGACGAGGACTGCCTGCGCCTCACCATCACGAGCACGGCACAGCGAGCGGATGCCCCGGCGCCGGTGCTCGTCTGGATGCACGGCGGCTCGTACGCCTCGGGCGCCGGCGACATGGCCGGTCACGACGCCTCGGCGATGGTGCGCGAGCAGGGCGTGCTGGTCGTCACGGTCACGAGCCGGCTCGGCCTGTTCGGCTTCGTCGGCGACGACGAGGCGGGCCGCCCCGCGAACCTCGGACTCCTCGACCTCATCGAGGCGCTCCGCTGGGTGCGCGCGCACATCGCGGCGTTCGGCGGCGATCCGGAGCAGGTGACCGTCGTCGGCCAGTCGTCCGGCGCCGACGCGGTCGCGCACCTCATCGCGGCCGACGGCGCGGAGGGGCTCGTGCGGCGCGCGATCATCCAGAGCGCCCCGTTCGGCATCCTCGGCGGGCGCGGGCAGATGCACGAGCGGATGCTCCGGGCGGCCGGCCCGCTCGATGCCACCATGCCCGTCGACGACGTGCTCGCCGCCCAGGCCCGCGCGAAGGAGGCGGCCGCGGGCGACGGGCTCCGCTCGAGCATGGCGTTCGCCCCGCAGTACGGCCGCGCGCCGTTCCCCGCGGCGGGCGAGATGCACGACCGCTGGCGCGACCGCGCCGCGGGCCTCGACGTGCTCGTCACCTGGAACCGCGACGAGGCCGCGTACTTCGTCGAGGTCGACCCGCGCCTGCGGGCGCTCGCCGAGCGGCCGGTGGTCGGGCGGATGCTCCGGGCCATCCTCATCCGCATCCTCACCCGCGCCGTGTACTCGCGCGACGGCCGCCGCTTCGCGCGGACCCTCGCCCGCGGCGGCGCGCGTGTGCAGGTCGGCCAGGTGTCGCTCCGACCCGACGGCAGCCCGCTCGGCGCGGCGCACGCCATCGAGGTGCCGCTGCTCTTCCCGGCGACGGTGTGGGCGGATGCCCCGCTGCTGCGTCCCGCAGGCGGCCGCTCCACGGTCGCGGGCGGTGCGCCGCTGCGCGCGGCGTGGGCGGAGTTCGCGCGCGACGGGCGCATCGCGGCCGAGCGCGTCCCGGCCGGCGACGGCTGGTCGGGCGACGTGCGCATCGGGTCGGCGTAG
- a CDS encoding alpha/beta fold hydrolase: MSAAFPGMTEMPEPQYVMSVNGRRLATYLWGPEDGPVVLCVHGFASSCRDNWVSTGWVRDLTRAGFRVLGVDQRGHGASDKPYEYRAYDMDRLVEDLDTVLDTYLLDSVLYVGYSLGARVGWQFAVAHPERVERAVLGGIPDGRPLARLQIEQARAYAESGTPVEDKVTHNYVTLAERVPGNDLRALVALAEGMRHGQADPDPDDPPQQPILFATGSEDAILERSRALAEATPAGTFVELAGRHHFNAPGSRDFRRAAVEFLSAE, encoded by the coding sequence ATGAGCGCAGCGTTCCCCGGCATGACCGAGATGCCCGAACCGCAGTACGTCATGAGCGTGAACGGGCGGCGCCTCGCCACCTACCTGTGGGGGCCCGAGGACGGGCCGGTCGTGCTGTGCGTGCACGGGTTCGCGTCGAGCTGCCGCGACAACTGGGTGAGCACCGGATGGGTGCGCGACCTCACGCGCGCCGGGTTCCGCGTGCTCGGCGTCGACCAGCGCGGGCACGGGGCGAGCGACAAGCCGTACGAGTACCGGGCGTACGACATGGACCGACTGGTCGAGGACCTCGACACCGTGCTCGACACGTACCTCCTCGACTCCGTCCTGTACGTCGGCTACTCGCTCGGCGCCCGCGTCGGCTGGCAGTTCGCGGTCGCGCACCCCGAGCGGGTCGAGCGCGCGGTGCTCGGCGGCATCCCCGACGGGCGGCCGCTCGCCCGGCTGCAGATCGAGCAGGCGAGGGCGTACGCCGAGTCGGGCACGCCGGTGGAGGACAAGGTCACGCACAACTACGTCACCCTCGCGGAGCGGGTGCCCGGCAACGACCTGCGCGCTCTCGTCGCGCTCGCCGAGGGCATGCGGCACGGGCAGGCCGACCCCGACCCCGACGACCCGCCGCAGCAGCCGATCCTCTTCGCGACCGGCAGCGAGGACGCCATCCTCGAGCGCTCGCGCGCGCTCGCCGAGGCGACGCCCGCGGGCACGTTCGTCGAGCTGGCCGGCCGCCACCACTTCAACGCGCCCGGGTCGCGCGACTTCCGCCGCGCCGCCGTGGAGTTCCTCTCCGCGGAGTAG
- a CDS encoding ferritin-like domain-containing protein, translating to MAFDIDRYTATSVRVEWDDLDLDAFASDPLPPESLRTLRYMTDVEYHTVCYTRDLLTTPSHREADVSAFMTMWNREEFWHGEALAAVLARHGVTVDYDELRAKRVKLGWKDRIDPIKQSVAGALVGADFVAVHMSWGAANEWSAITAYQRMAELEQHPVLAELLRRIAKQEARHVAFYTSQARQRLAASRRAQQVTRFALQRFWAPVGSSIMREDEVRHVMGQLMAGPEGRRAARKVDDSISAMPGLGGLTIVQDALDRLGVAA from the coding sequence GTGGCCTTCGACATCGATCGCTACACCGCGACGTCGGTGCGGGTCGAGTGGGACGACCTCGACCTCGACGCATTCGCGAGCGATCCGCTGCCGCCCGAGTCGCTGCGCACGCTGCGGTACATGACCGACGTCGAGTACCACACGGTCTGCTACACGCGCGACCTGCTGACGACGCCGTCGCACCGAGAGGCCGACGTGAGCGCGTTCATGACCATGTGGAACCGCGAGGAGTTCTGGCACGGCGAGGCGCTCGCCGCGGTGCTCGCGCGGCACGGCGTCACGGTCGACTACGACGAATTGCGGGCCAAGCGCGTGAAGCTCGGCTGGAAGGACCGCATCGACCCGATCAAGCAGTCCGTCGCCGGGGCGCTCGTCGGCGCCGACTTCGTGGCGGTGCACATGTCGTGGGGCGCGGCGAACGAGTGGTCGGCGATCACGGCGTACCAGCGCATGGCGGAGCTCGAGCAGCATCCGGTGCTCGCGGAGCTGCTGCGGCGCATCGCGAAGCAGGAGGCCCGGCACGTGGCGTTCTACACCTCGCAGGCGAGGCAGCGGCTCGCCGCGAGCAGGCGCGCGCAGCAGGTGACGCGGTTCGCGCTGCAACGGTTCTGGGCGCCGGTCGGGTCGAGCATCATGCGTGAGGACGAGGTGCGGCACGTCATGGGCCAGCTCATGGCCGGGCCCGAGGGGCGGCGGGCGGCGCGCAAGGTCGACGACTCGATCAGCGCGATGCCCGGCCTCGGTGGCCTCACGATCGTGCAGGACGCGCTCGACCGCCTCGGCGTGGCTGCGTAG